CAACACCCTTTTGcttgcatgtttattgtttcccataatttgtgtgcgtgagcatgtgtgtacgtcatgcaattttTTTTACCATAAAGTTCTCAGTGTGCTTTATCTTGTAAGCACTGCATTTCCAATCACAGTTTTTCAACACACATTTAGCTGTGTATCTAGATTTGTTTGACTTTACCGGCTTGATTTGGAAGTTTTCTGCAAGGCATTTTCTAAATAGATTGTTTATATATTCTTCCTTATTTAAAAACGTCTGACGAACTTTAATTAAATCAGATACCTTATACGTGGTGGTATTTGGGTCGTAAATTCGTGCTCTTGCTCTTACTGACTCAAAAGAGGTAGCATATTCCAGAATaaatcttgcttttcttcttcatcttcatcttcaccgTCTCCGTCTTTTGCTCCATCTGAATCACTAGATACGATAGCATATTCAAACGGGTGGTCTgctttttttaaattcacataCGTTCTCAACACCATGGTTAAACAAATCAAAATCTTCcgtgtttggaggtggtatttcagGTTGTTCATGTTCTAAATTGTTATTATGGAGGTTTGGTTCAGGCTGGTGTGTTCTGGGTTTGGTTGGTGGTGGTGTGTTTCTTGGTTTCGTTGTGGGTGGTGTTTTTTTGGGTTTGGTTGTGGCTGGTGTGTTTTTGGGTTCAGTTGTGGCTGGTGTGTTTCTGTGTTTCATTGTGGCTGGTGCATTCGTACTCTCTTGACAATATAAATAACAATAGGGGCGTTTGCGATTGCGTATTGTAAAAACTCATtaaagtcttcataatcatccgtaatatcaaaaacatgattatctaccgcatatctcattaaaacaggtgcATTGAGTGGCATCTCAAGCTTATTAAAGAAcatttttaacaatattcttcgaTTTATTGGTTTTTGAGGGCGTAATTGGGAGTTTTaaccgaattctaaaacaatctaggGGCAAAATATATGGGTATGTTGTTAATATACTCAAAAGAACCACCATAACATAGATGAACAACAAATATATCATCATTACCATAATTCATGATAATTAAATTAGTCCAAAAATGCTTAAAAGTGTACCTTTACGCCCCTGTAATCTCTGAATTTAATTTAAAATGAACTGATATGAGAGTGTTAATATTAAGTTCCAGGGACATTCTACGTATCCCAACAAAATTTTATACGTAAACATCTAAAAAATCTGATAAATTCTTATCTAGAAAATTCAATCCTGATAGgataagacgcaaggacgcaaggcgcaaggtcgCAAAAACGTTAATATTTTGTGTCTTGCATGGGCTTGGTCGCAAGGTTTCTTGAAAACGGCCCAAATTTTTATTTAATCAGCCCCTAAGCCCGTAGAACATGGACTACTAAGTGGCTCAGTGCTCATTACATCACTACGTGCGTATGTTAGCAAAATGTGTATATCATACACCATGGATAACTCCTCACTGTATCTCACTCGCACCTGTAACCCGCgaaacttcatcttcttcattcttCTCATAAACATACAAAATTTATGCTATCATCTTCAATGTCATCCATAGAAGCATCTACACGTTTCTTTCTATCTAATTTCCTCTCCCTTAGTTCTCCAATTTCCAGATTCAATTCATGTTCTTCGCTTTTTATTCCAAACGCATCTTCAAATACATCGTTATCTCTATCATCTGTATATATTCAAAAAATACATCGATTGAGCACAAGTCGACCGTGTATTCAGTCTGAATCGGAGTTTGAAGCACTAGAAGAAGATGAACTAGCTGAACTTGAAGATGACGTGGAGCCTGATTATGATGACGTCAGCGATGAAAATTTGGATGTAGATGAGCTTGAATTGGAAGCGGAAAACGTCGTTCGTGAATACTCGATTTCTTTAACGAAGGAATTAAAAATCGGTGCGTGTTTTACTTGTGTTTCTAGTGTTTAAGCATATATTTGAGCCTACACTGATTTTAGGTGCTGCTAATAGTAACTTTATAGGAAGAAAAAAATGCATGTTCATTTGTTGGTGAGATTGTGATAATCTGACTGCATATTTTAGAACTGGTATTATAGTGTTGTAATGAGTTTTCTAGCTCAATATCGGTTGAAGAATGTATTGGCATTTTCTTATGTTGTAGAAGAAGATCCGATTAGTGAAAACGGAAGTCGTGGACGAAAGAAGGTGCGAGAAAGTATCAAACCTGTAAATGTTAGTAAGcatattcatacatatatttttcCGGTTGTTGAAATGCGTAATTCAATCTATATTTCTGTGTGTTAAAGTCTTTATAGGTAGGAAATATCTAGTGCAATTGTTGATTGGGGAATGATGTTGTTTTTGTAGCTCATTGGTTTTATTCAAGAGATTCACTTAGTAGTATTGACTAGTGAGTCTAATCTTTAATTGGTAAAATACTTCAAACTATGAATGTGGGTAGCATTCAGTTGTTGATTGTATGCAATATTCACTTGGTAGGTTGTAAACTTGTAATACGTCTTGAAAACATTTTGAGATGAATTGATGAAGTATTGGGCACAAATGAAGTATTAGTGAGTctaatctttaacaacaacaacaaaacccaacaccacataagtggtgtatgggggaggtgagatgtagacaatccttcccctatccgagaataaagacaagtcatttctccgcccagagtgaaaacactctcaaaagtagagaaagtcatccctctctctattcgacggatagagagattgcttccgagtggacctccgaccaataagtaggatttttttttttttaaataaaataaaatttagacgccatgaaaatggtaaaatcaaatttccatgggttttaattcCTGCTTGAAATTTACTTTAGTTCTTTTGTATAACAAAAGAACTATTAAATTGTGATTGTAACTATCAAAACTGTTTTCAATTATGTATAGAAGTTGGTCATATCTTGTTGGAGTTGAGGCTTATAAATTTTAACAATTTGAACTTGTCTCTAATCATAGAGATAAACGGTTATTATGAAAATTTTGTAGTTGCCTGATATTAACTTAATTGATTTTCAACTTATGCAGATACCTGATCACCTTCTTCCTAAGGTTTCAATTGTTGGAAGACCGAATGTTGGTAAATCGGCATTATTTAATCGCCTTGTTGGGGTATAATTTTATCATTATCTGTCCCACTGTTATGTTTTTCTAAATAGAATTATGTCTTATTAACATAGGGAACATCCGAGGTTGTAAAAGTCGCTAGTAAGGGACTAGTCGGTTGGGACCCTGTATGGAATAATTGGCCAATTTGAATCTGTATACATTTTACGGGACTTTGACCGAATAAATTAGTAGTCGTGGGCTGGTTGGACTACTTCTAAATCTCAACTAGTCAGTCTAGTCGGCAGACTTACAACCATGGGAACATCTAAGTCGTCTAATTCAAGTAACATTTATAGCAATAACCATTGTTGTAAAAAACCCCGATTACTACCCTATTAACCATCGATCACTCCTTTTTAAGAACAGACCGATCCAATTTTCCAAAAAattgtttaattaatcggtcaacgccGGTTAATGGGTCAAAAACGGATTCgttggtcaaagtcggtcaaagtcaaaattgatcAACATTATATTATGAATTTAAGATAGAATTTCAAAGTTTTTGAACAAATGAATGATTAATTTatgattttagacaattatgttaaagtttatgtttatggttaCGGTTTTCTTCTATaattacacatataattttgaaaatttattatttaaatgtatgAAAAATAAAATCCGATTGATCCCCGAATTTCTGATTACTCCTTCCAAAGTTTCTACCGATTAATTCTGAGTAGCGAATTGCGCAACCTTGGCAACAACAAGAATAATTTATTATGGAGATTATAACTTCTGATATTGTTTTAATTATATCTGTTGCAGGGTAACAAAGCTATTGTAGTTGATGAACCTGGGGTTACTCGGGATCGCTTGTATGGTAGATCCTTTTGGGGAAACCATGAATTTATGGTTATTGACACCGGAGGAGTTCTCACAGTTTCAAAGTCACAGACAGAAGTTATGGAACAACAGTTATCTGTCTCAACCACCATTGGGATGGAAGGTATTCCTCTGGCTTCTAGAGAGGCTGCTGTTGCCCGAATGCCGTCAATGATTGAGAGACAAGCTACTGTTGCAGTAGAAGAGTCATCAGTCGTTATATTTGTAGTTGATGGCCAGGTATCGTTTGTAAACCAACAACATATATTTAGTGTAATGTTTGCTTATCATGTTTAATTTGTGATACATGCTAAAAGTAGTGTAGATAGCATCATAGCGCTTGCTTTTGTCTTGTTGaagttcataataaatatcattaccATTACCATTGTTTGAAAAGAGACAGATTTGGTGTATGTTTAGATTTGGtgtatgtttggcaaaactagcaGGTAGTTTGTAGCTGATAGATGGTAGCTCGTATACGTTTACTTTTATATGTATTCAGGTGTTTGGCAGAGTACTGAAACTGTAAAAGTAAAGAGTAAAATGGCAATAAGCTAGGAGCTACCATCTGAAACGCTAGTTCTATGAGCTTTTAGCTTATAGCTTTTTCCTCCGTCTAAAAGCTTTAAGCTCTTTTAACCAAACGAAAATTTTTAATAGATAGGAGCTTTTTCATAAAAGCTAGTAGCTAAAAACTTCAAAAAGCTCCTAACCAAACATAGCCGTAGAGATGTAGAGCTATTTATTTTTTGAATGCAGGTTTTGTAGTAATCTAAGATATGAAATTGCAGAAGTGCTATCAATTTATAAAATACAAATTACCTTCCTTATTACGTCAGTTAATTGCCCATTTCACTAGAATAATCTAATAAGATCTCAAGTACTGACTTAGAATGAAATCTTTACATCATAATTGTGGAAGTGCCATCAGTTTTACTTCATTGTGATAATTAATCTATGTTTTTGCTCAACATGCTATATGTTTCTACTTTGCAGCCTTTGATAGTTATTGCAATTTGTGTTTTTAAAAGTATGTCATAATTCTTGATTTCTTTCTGTTAACCTTCATTTTTTGTATCAATACTGCAAGCTTCTCTGGTTGCTTGTCCCTGTTGAATCCTTGTGTTGTGAGGGCCCTACATAACTAACTTTGAACAGGCCGGCTTGAATGCAGCTGATGTGGAAATAGGGGACTGGCTTCGAAGAAATTATTCACACAAAACTATCATACTGGCCGTTAATAAGTGTGAATCACCACGCAAAGGAGTAATGCAAGCATCAGAATTTTGGTCTCTTGGGTAAGCCAATTCCATTTCTAACTTCTGGTAGTTTGTCATTGATAAGGCTCAAAATCAAATAGTTTACTTTTAGATGCATTAGTTGATGAAGTCACATATCTAAAATTTGAAATTGACCGGCTACTTACCAAATTATATACCTAAGTTCATATGTGATTATATGAAATCCAATTTTCTTAGGTTTACGCCACTTCCTATATCTGCTGTTTCTGGAACTGGAACTGGAGAGCTTCTTGATCTTGTGTGCGCTGGTGTAGGAATAACCGAGGTACTCTCCTTCCATGTGCATTAATAAAGCACGGGTATATGTAATTACTGTTGCGTATTCTTAAAAAATTAGTGATATTTACATACAGGATGCAGATATTCAGAATAAAGAAGAAGACTACGTCCCTTCAATTGCGATTGTGGGACGTCCAAATGTCGGTAAAAGTAGTATTTTGAATGCATTGGTTGGAGAGGACCGAACCATTGTTAGTCCAGTTAGTGGAACCACACGAGATGCCATTGATACTGAGTTTGAAGGACCAGATGGCCAGGTTTTTCTCTTACAATAAACAGAGTCTATAAGCTAGTAATGTACTTTAGACGGATTTATATTTCGTTAATTGAACTTTGTTTTTTGACCATAGAAAAGCAACGTATTATAAAAATTGCTGATATATGGTAAGCAACATTCAAATTTTTTAATTTGTGATATCTCTGACCCAGTCACGTGTCAATTACGATGATGGAAAGCTGACATGTTGGTAACTTTGACCATGTTGACAGTTCCTGATGTGGCATTCACTGATATATCCATGGTTGTAAAAGTCGGTCAAGTCAGGGACGAGACGGGGACGAGTCAGCGTTGACCAACATTGACTTTtagtaatatataaataaataaattaaacataTATGTATTACACATAGATATATCAAACATAAAACATAAGATATATGCCACAAAATCTAAActtaaaaattcaaatttttacCTAACTTTGACCGACTCAGACCCGACTCTGACTGACTTTACCGACTTTTACAGACTTTTTAGTGTTGACAGACGTTTAAGGCGTTTTTGGGCGACTCGGGACGGGATAGTCTACAAACCAACGCGTTGGCCAATGCATCGGCTGACTCGCCTGACTTTTACAATAATGGATATAATATATTCAAACTGATTAACTTGAGAAAAATCCAAATAGATATTACTATATTAGACTAAAGCAAGTTACAATTTTATATATGTTCTAAATCAATATATATCTTGCAGAAATTTCGTCTCATTGATACTGCTGGTATTAGGAGAAGGGCGGCTGTGGCTTCATCAGGTAGCACCACAGAAGCTTTGTCTGTTAATAGAGCATTTCGTGCAGTTCGACGTTCCGATGTCGTGGCTCTTGTAATCGAGGCTTTGGCCTGTATTACAGAGCAGGTATAATGTTTGTAAATTTCCTTATCTAGAAAGTTCTAGATCAATCAAGGTTTGGATACTTTCTAAAGTTGGAAACATACAATAGAATCTTAGGTGAGTTGGATACTTTTTATAACCCAAGGAAGAATACATGACTTTATATTTTGGGTATAGGATTACAAGATTGCAGAAAGAATAGAAAGGGAAGGCAAAGGGTGTCTGATTGTTGTGAACAAATGGGACACGATACCAAATAAAAACCAACAGACAACATTGCATTACGAAGAAGATGTTAGGACGAAGCTTCGCATTCTCAACTGGGCACCTATTGTTTATTCAACTGCAATAGTTGGGAACAGCGTTGATAAGTACGTTTCTATTCTTTATTATTTATATCTCCTTAAAAACTTACTATTTGTGTCATATTGATCAATACCACAGTTTTACTTTTGACCCCTTATGTATTTTATTTATTGAATTAAATTGTAATAAATAAATGAAATACTCCAGAATCATTGTTGCTGCAAGTGATGTTGAAAAAGAGAGATCTAGGAGACTTAGTACAGCCACATTGAATCAAGTGGTGCACGAGGCTTTAGCTTTTAAGTCGCCACCTAGGACAAGAGGTGGAAAAAGAGGACGCCTTTATTATTGCACTCAGGTAATTATGTAATGCTATTGGTTTTGGCAATTATCTTATTACTGCAGCCATTTAACCTTTTTAATCACATTTTATTTTATGGTGGTGATCCGTGTACCTGATTAAATGCCTTTTACAGGCAGCTATAAGGCcgcctacttttgttttctttgtGAATGATTCAAAACTTTTCCCTGAAACGTACCGGCGTTATATGGAGAAACAACTTAGATCTGATGCTGGATTTTTGGGCACCCCGATACGTCTTTTATGGCGCAGTCGGAAGAAATCGGAGAGGGATGCTGGTAAGCATTAACAGGCACCATTTTCATTGTTATTATTCATTGCTTCTCACATTTAAGTTCAGTAGTATAAAACAAGTTAGTACTTTGCTTGCGAGTCTTGTTTTTTGCAAAGTAAATTGGTCCAAAAAATGCGATAATTGGCTGGGCACACTTCGATATATGAACATGAAAGTAGTTGTATTATTGGTTACATGACCACAAGGTTTTGCTGTAAAGTTTATTGCTTGTCTAGCTATACCATAAGTTATAAAAGACACCAGATGAAGACGAGTCTGTTGAGACGAGGCTGagagtcgagacggacgttgaccaacgttgacttgtATTACATATAAATAcgtaaaacacaaaaaaaaaaaaaaaattacataaatattttaaaaataaatgatttatatAAGATGATGTGGTGTTAGTTTAAATAATATATAGGTATTTATAATGTAATGTTTTCAATAATTATAGTGTATTCATATATTTATCTTTACGGGATACTATGTAAGTCAATTTTTTTCCCAGCTAATTTTCAAATGGGTATTGGACTTCTGTTTACACTAGAACAAGGCTAGACAGAAAGTCAACTTTTGACTGACATTGACCTGACTTGTGACTATGACTGACTTATTAAACGTTTTTctggacgggctagtcaccaaactgCTGCAACCGCCGTTTGTAACCATGACTGATGCCCCCATCACATCAGAAACTGATGGTGTTTTGCATTTACTAAAAGCTATTTACCTTTCTGATTATGGTTACATTTGGCTATCAGAATACATGACTTTATATTTTGTCTTTCTTGTTACCATCCTcaaataaaatgaataatttattaataatatacatatgatatattAACGCATATCTATGTATGTGCAGGTCAAGATTCAACATCAAAACCAAAACCAAATCTCACGTAAAAAGTTGGCAGTTGCAACATGATCCATCGATCTTGTAGTTTAGGTGGAGGTGTTTTAACTCACAGCAACTACTGCCAtcaattttatgatttatgttatacAGTAAGATTCATAATTTCTGTACGGTCTTAATTTAGTGCAAAGCTTCGAGCCTTCAGCTGTCATTTTATGAAACTATTGGGGCATTAAAACCGGCCTACAGGGAGGGTAGTTGGGAGTTTTAATGGTGCATTTCAGACAATTGTGGGCACAAATTTTTTAATGCACCTACAAGGACTTACACACAACAGTTGCATTAcattattatgtaacttataattgtaCAGATTTGGTCGATATATGTAATATACTCCTTGTAGGCTTAACTTGAAGTCTTGAACTGTCTTTTATAGTAAGGTTACCGGACTGGACTTTGTGCTAAATCGCATAACCTAACCACCTTTGTTTGCATAATGAAATTGGTCAAGTATCCGTATTTGATCATATCTTAACTAACATTAACGGCCGTGTACCACCATTTTTTGATTTCTACGTCACCGACATCAATACACACAGTGAAACACTTTCAATGCACATTTATGTGCCTTTTTGTGTACACATGAAAACCTTTAAACGTACTTGACAGCCTAACAGGTACCGGATCAGTGTTGATGACACCCACGTGAAACACACATGGTCTTTGTCAAGAAGCTTAATTAGTGTTTTATTTTGGTGGGTGTGTATTAAAGTTGTTGAGAGTCTGATCGGTTTCTTCATCAAGTTTTAGCATAAGCTGTATAGCCTCGTGAAATGAATTTTGGTTCGTTTTGGTCAAGGGTATTACAGATATTGGCcgggttatttttttttttgaaaagcaggaTGAAATAAATAACAAAACAAGGAAAACAATACAAGGCATCGACCGCACAAAGGAAAGGCCGATCCACAATATCACGAACAACAAATGGGAAGTAGAGAAAGCAACCCACACGagattataaaactaaaaatacataAGGGTTTACAAGCCAATTTAACCAATCGATATGTTTTCCTTTGATTCTACTCGAGATCCATTCGAACGATTTAACTTGTATTTCGTTTACAATTACCGAGGCACTCCAAGAGTCATTTTGGCCGGGTTATACTTGTCAGAAGGCTATCATCTATAAATTGAATGGTACGAGGGACTTACTCAGGAAATGTTTTTCTATCCCGAAAAAACTAGAGGCATCATTAAAATGATCAAGACCACAAAAACTGACAACCCACAAAAAATAGAACCTTACAAAAACAACGAAAGAACGCCACAAAAAGACCCCACAAGCCTTGGACGTTGAAATTCCGCAACTCCGCTCCATTGATTTTTCTAGGCttcgctttgtttaaaaaaaaaaaaaacaaaaaaaaacaaaaaaaaaatgggaTGCACTCCCTCCTTCAACTTGTCATATCCAATAATCCAAATTGTCTCTCTCCTATCAATTTTGAACCGTAATAACTATATTCTGAAAGAATTAGATTTCACTATCATCACCATTAAACTTATTGTTTTTACGAACAGATCAGTACTAACCTCATTTTGATCTCACACCTGAAATGTTGCATGTGATTACACGTTGGGTGTCAAGTAGCAGTGAATTTAGTATTGTTGTGTTTGCAAAAATGAGATGATTTTAAGGGTGGTGTAGTGATATCTGAATCTTTCAAATTAGAGGGTAAATGTGCGGATCCAgaaatttttttcaccgggggcgaatttttttttttaaaacgtagggattttttttttttttgcaaaatataGATATTTTGgagcaaaatatagagtttttttaagcaaaatttgaaggtttttgaccaaaatacgaaggttttggggcaaaatatgaagggtttggggcaaaaatTTTTTTCCACcaggggcaaaatcgaaaaactgaaaaaatttgcactaaaatttcgaaatccaccgggggcggtccccccccccccccccccccccctcctctCTCTTAATACACTGGATCCGCCAGTTAGGGTAATGGTGGATCAAAATTTATAAAGGTAAATATGTTATTTCGATTCCGCCCAAATATTTTATTTCGATTTGGTTTAGGTTTTCAACCTTGCAAAGTAACTTAAAATTCTCTAAAACATCCAAAATTAAGACAACACTAATATATAGCTTTATTTAGCATCTCCATATCCatgtcttcatcatcatcagataTAACCCTAAATTTCTATTGCTCTTCGTTTTTTTTACCCACATTCCTTCAACCCACTTTCCTTAGATCTGTTCCCTACCTTGCTTTGTGGTTGTCTTTGTATGAGCCTCTGGGATATTCGACGATGAACACCTTGGTTGGATTTTTCCTATCATGTGCTTTATATGCTCTAAACCGTGTATCGACAAGGAAAATAgtgttcttcctttctcaataatgATCAAAACTTGGTTATTGATTAATCACGCAGGCTTGCCAGAGTGGCCACTGAGTTAccaaatgaagcacaccacccgggtacAACTCTTGGCTAtgtaaattgttcaaaaagggagtgtgacaagagggtgcgcataatacgcaattcacccggtaccaagtCTCGCACTCCggcggcttgattacccgaggttttacattctatggaggagccaatgtgctcgttcatacatATTAGGGTTTCCTCGTTTATCCAAAAAAAACTTGATTATTGACTAAAGAATTAGTAccataaaaaaaaaagaaacaaacaTGAAGTATGTTCAATTACACAAACTGAAACTTGGAGAAGAGTATAATGTACATATGTATTAATCATTGATGTTTTAATTCATCACTTCACTACATATATAAAGGTAAAAGATTTTGGACATTTAATTATAAAATTATGATTCATCAATTGACCAATCAAACTCAAGTTTTATCGATTCAATTGACCAATCAAAACtcaagttttatttattattaaattaagttcaatatatattaataataatagatagataaacatttaaaagaaaatataaaaatataaaaaatagaaTATGTTTTTATCGTGGCTTCATAATTTTCAATTGTCTCAATTTTTTCTTTCGCTTTTATTTTTCTTAAAATTCATAGGAATTCAAATATTAGGCTATACTAATTTAtctatatagttaatattaaaatcttataatggttatgtcattattaggctaattcaattgttaagaaaaaatcaaaaagaaaaagaaaaaaatctaagcatggtgggtgatgtcattaatctaaataattttgaattattttaatcaaTTATTTTGAATTGATTACGAGAAGATATAAAAGCTAggtagaaggaaaccaattctaaatatatattttagtatacatttttaatataaaatgacaaccaatattatctcttatgattagatgtagattgtttaatatgcattttaggtgtttgatgaaatgttcagctgacgagtttcttagccgGACTCTGTGATTCcaagggtcattaaactaaataactttagcatttacgttcacttaatatctaaaacatatcattaaactgtttcgattaaacaaacccgtagttccacgagtcatttcactagtaaagAATTATGCTAGTAGCTAATACTATATATTACACTACATATTATCCATTAACTAAATGAAGTAAAGTAAAAGCTTCTACGTAATTTCATTGAATTAATGACTCTTGAAAGAACTcttagttgttgttattattactatctatAATATAATCTatcatctatatctatctatctatatatctataaatatTGACTCCTACAGTCATAAGTATGCTTATTAACTCAATAAAATTTATCTAATATTGACTCCTACAGTCATAAGTATGCTTATTAACTCAATAAAATTTATCTAAGTCATTTATTAGACGGGTAAAAAAGTAAAAAATTTATGATAGTAAAAacgttaaaaaaatttaaaaaatattaaataattatatatatctataaatattgACTCCTAGAGTCATAAATATGCTTATTAACTCAATAAAATTTATCTAAGTCATTTATTAAAcgggtaaaaaagtaaaaaaatttatgatgctaaaaatgttaaaaaaaaaaactaaaaaactacattaaataaaaatgtcataaattatatttaattaattgatGATCCATAAATAGATAAACTTTTCATCTTTTAATTAAAGTCAGTTATTCTTTTTTGTAGCCTATAAATATTTCATCTCCATTTTATTTTTCCATATCAATCATCTTCATCTCCATTCTGTTTTTCATATCAATCATCCACAAGACCATACCATATTACCAATGTTGTAtttgtgagtttttttttttttttttaagatggaAAGAagaaaaaatgatatatatatattattattgtagctaatatatatatatatatatatatatattgactccTAGAGTCAtaattcataaatattcttattagCTCAATAAAATTTATCTAAGTAATTTATTAGAcgggtaaaaaagtaaaaaaaaatatgatggtaaaaaagttaaaaaaaagttaaaactatattaaataaaaatgtcctaaattatatttatttaattgatgATCCATAAATAGGTAAATTTTTCATCTTCTAATTAAAGTCAGTTATTCTTTTTTGTAGCCTATAAATATTTCATCTCCATTTCATTTTTACATATCAATCATCTTCATCTCCATTCCATTTTTTCTTATCAATCATTCACAAGAGCACACAATATTACCAATGTTGTATTATTGAGTTTTTTTTAAGATGGAAAGAAGAAGAAatgatatactccctccgtcccaaatctattgtccattATTTCATTTTtgaatgtcccaaattaattgttcagattctttttcaaccaatcaaaagaggttaatctggagagagaagatatgttATTGGTagagaatgaagttagtgaaattttctaaaactgtgtattttttgtttGGGGACAATagattttgggacggagggagtatagatT
The window above is part of the Rutidosis leptorrhynchoides isolate AG116_Rl617_1_P2 chromosome 1, CSIRO_AGI_Rlap_v1, whole genome shotgun sequence genome. Proteins encoded here:
- the LOC139867559 gene encoding uncharacterized protein isoform X2 translates to MLSSSMSSIEASTRFFLSNFLSLSSPISRFNSCSSLFIPNASSNTSLSLSSVYIQKIHRLSTSRPCIQSESEFEALEEDELAELEDDVEPDYDDVSDENLDVDELELEAENVVREYSISLTKELKIEEDPISENGSRGRKKIPDHLLPKVSIVGRPNVGKSALFNRLVGGNKAIVVDEPGVTRDRLYGRSFWGNHEFMVIDTGGVLTVSKSQTEVMEQQLSVSTTIGMEGIPLASREAAVARMPSMIERQATVAVEESSVVIFVVDGQAGLNAADVEIGDWLRRNYSHKTIILAVNKCESPRKGVMQASEFWSLGFTPLPISAVSGTGTGELLDLVCAGVGITEDADIQNKEEDYVPSIAIVGRPNVGKSSILNALVGEDRTIVSPVSGTTRDAIDTEFEGPDGQKFRLIDTAGIRRRAAVASSGSTTEALSVNRAFRAVRRSDVVALVIEALACITEQDYKIAERIEREGKGCLIVVNKWDTIPNKNQQTTLHYEEDVRTKLRILNWAPIVYSTAIVGNSVDKIIVAASDVEKERSRRLSTATLNQVVHEALAFKSPPRTRGGKRGRLYYCTQAAIRPPTFVFFVNDSKLFPETYRRYMEKQLRSDAGFLGTPIRLLWRSRKKSERDAGQDSTSKPKPNLT
- the LOC139867559 gene encoding uncharacterized protein isoform X1, yielding MLSSSMSSIEASTRFFLSNFLSLSSPISRFNSCSSLFIPNASSNTSLSLSSVYIQKIHRLSTSRPCIQSESEFEALEEDELAELEDDVEPDYDDVSDENLDVDELELEAENVVREYSISLTKELKIEEDPISENGSRGRKKVRESIKPVNIPDHLLPKVSIVGRPNVGKSALFNRLVGGNKAIVVDEPGVTRDRLYGRSFWGNHEFMVIDTGGVLTVSKSQTEVMEQQLSVSTTIGMEGIPLASREAAVARMPSMIERQATVAVEESSVVIFVVDGQAGLNAADVEIGDWLRRNYSHKTIILAVNKCESPRKGVMQASEFWSLGFTPLPISAVSGTGTGELLDLVCAGVGITEDADIQNKEEDYVPSIAIVGRPNVGKSSILNALVGEDRTIVSPVSGTTRDAIDTEFEGPDGQKFRLIDTAGIRRRAAVASSGSTTEALSVNRAFRAVRRSDVVALVIEALACITEQDYKIAERIEREGKGCLIVVNKWDTIPNKNQQTTLHYEEDVRTKLRILNWAPIVYSTAIVGNSVDKIIVAASDVEKERSRRLSTATLNQVVHEALAFKSPPRTRGGKRGRLYYCTQAAIRPPTFVFFVNDSKLFPETYRRYMEKQLRSDAGFLGTPIRLLWRSRKKSERDAGQDSTSKPKPNLT